One window from the genome of Paenibacillus azoreducens encodes:
- a CDS encoding NUDIX domain-containing protein: MSHLNRDFRQYIKKKSKITVQVAILVKNKAGEILLQQRAGAKEWGLPFGSLTPGESLEDAARRELWEETSLTAKDMTLLSMFSGPEFKKVTQGEDEEFFVIALYEAAGLQSELNFKADVNKALRFFGEPSPPVDSVSRILLERLPNDGGIKFKM; the protein is encoded by the coding sequence TTGTCTCATTTGAATCGGGATTTCCGCCAGTATATCAAGAAAAAGTCCAAAATTACCGTTCAGGTAGCCATTCTGGTCAAAAATAAAGCCGGGGAAATATTGCTGCAGCAGCGGGCGGGAGCAAAAGAATGGGGGCTTCCCTTCGGCAGCTTGACACCCGGTGAGTCGCTGGAAGACGCGGCCCGCCGGGAGCTCTGGGAGGAGACGTCTCTAACCGCAAAGGACATGACTCTGCTCAGCATGTTTTCCGGTCCGGAATTTAAAAAGGTGACCCAAGGCGAAGATGAAGAGTTTTTTGTGATTGCACTGTATGAAGCCGCAGGGCTGCAAAGCGAGCTGAACTTCAAGGCAGACGTGAACAAGGCGCTGCGTTTCTTCGGTGAACCGTCGCCTCCCGTGGATTCCGTTTCGCGGATTTTGCTGGAGCGTCTCCCGAACGATGGCGGAATAAAGTTCAAAATGTAG
- a CDS encoding ABC transporter ATP-binding protein, with amino-acid sequence MFSVLKNLGWFFRQEKKRYLIGLFMLIICGVGELFPPRLLGAAIDEIVRGSITLASLAKYIVLMVVTVALIYIFTYIWMHKLFGGANLVERILRSRYMNHLLRMTPPFFERNRTGDLMARATNDLRAVANTAGFGMLVMTDSTAYLLVILFAMGFLISWKLTLAAILPLPFIALAMKIYGKMVHERYTEAQDAFGDMNDQVLESVAGVRVIRAYVQERSDEGRFRDIAADVYRKNMRVAKMDALFEPTIRLCVGLSYVIGLAFGIYLVFKNQITLGDLVSFNMYLGMMIWPMFAIGELINVMQRGSASLDRVEETLSVAPDVQDVPHPSHVDSPESIKFRNVTFRYPTSTVDNLKHVDLTLRRGQTLGVVGRTGSGKSTLLKQLLHEYPTGTGEILISDTPIELIAKQQLHGWIGYVPQEQILFSKSVRENIQFGKHQADDETIMEAIATAAFDKDLHTLSDGLDTLVGEKGVSLSGGQKQRVSLARAFISDPEILILDDALSAVDARTEARIVENIRNQRSGKTTLISTHRLSAIEHADWIVVLDDGDIIEEGTHSELLARGGWYREQYERQQVENNLTNEEEASHDS; translated from the coding sequence TTGTTTTCCGTTCTTAAAAACCTGGGTTGGTTTTTTCGCCAGGAAAAGAAACGTTATTTGATCGGTTTGTTTATGCTGATCATTTGCGGCGTCGGCGAGCTGTTTCCGCCGAGGCTGCTTGGAGCTGCGATCGATGAAATTGTCCGCGGTTCGATTACCTTGGCTTCGCTTGCGAAGTACATCGTTCTTATGGTCGTGACTGTGGCACTGATTTATATTTTCACGTACATATGGATGCACAAGTTGTTTGGCGGAGCCAATCTCGTGGAACGTATCCTGCGTTCCCGCTACATGAACCATCTGCTGCGCATGACTCCCCCGTTCTTTGAACGGAACCGCACAGGCGACCTGATGGCCCGGGCGACCAATGACCTTCGCGCCGTAGCCAACACCGCCGGATTCGGCATGCTGGTGATGACCGATTCGACAGCTTATCTGCTCGTAATCCTGTTCGCCATGGGATTTTTGATCAGCTGGAAGCTGACGCTTGCGGCTATTCTTCCGCTGCCGTTCATTGCGCTGGCCATGAAAATCTACGGCAAGATGGTTCATGAACGTTATACGGAAGCGCAGGACGCTTTTGGCGACATGAATGACCAGGTGCTGGAATCGGTGGCCGGTGTGCGCGTCATCCGCGCTTATGTGCAGGAAAGATCGGATGAAGGCCGTTTTCGGGACATCGCTGCCGATGTGTACCGTAAAAATATGCGCGTTGCCAAAATGGACGCTCTCTTCGAACCTACGATCCGCCTATGCGTTGGTCTCAGCTATGTCATCGGTCTGGCTTTTGGCATTTACCTCGTATTCAAAAACCAAATCACTCTGGGCGATCTCGTATCCTTTAATATGTACCTGGGGATGATGATTTGGCCGATGTTCGCCATCGGCGAGCTGATTAACGTCATGCAGCGCGGCAGCGCTTCTTTGGATCGCGTTGAAGAAACCTTGTCGGTCGCTCCCGATGTGCAGGATGTTCCCCATCCTTCACATGTTGACTCGCCGGAGTCGATCAAATTCCGGAATGTCACCTTCCGTTACCCCACCTCTACGGTGGATAATCTGAAGCATGTCGATTTGACGCTCCGCCGCGGGCAAACCCTTGGCGTTGTCGGACGTACGGGAAGCGGCAAATCCACGCTTCTTAAACAGCTGCTGCATGAGTACCCGACGGGTACCGGCGAAATCCTGATTTCGGATACCCCGATCGAACTGATTGCCAAGCAGCAGCTGCACGGTTGGATTGGATACGTGCCGCAGGAGCAAATCCTGTTCTCCAAGTCCGTCCGCGAAAACATCCAGTTTGGCAAACACCAGGCGGATGATGAAACGATTATGGAAGCGATCGCTACGGCCGCATTCGATAAAGACCTGCATACGCTCTCCGACGGACTCGACACTCTTGTCGGCGAAAAAGGCGTTTCCCTCTCCGGCGGACAAAAGCAGCGCGTATCGTTGGCGCGAGCCTTTATATCCGATCCTGAAATTCTGATTCTGGATGACGCCCTTTCGGCGGTTGACGCCCGCACGGAAGCACGGATTGTCGAAAATATCCGCAACCAGCGCTCCGGCAAAACGACGCTGATTTCGACCCATCGTCTTTCCGCCATTGAACATGCCGACTGGATTGTCGTATTGGACGACGGAGACATCATCGAAGAAGGAACCCACAGCGAGCTTCTGGCTAGAGGGGGATGGTACCGCGAGCAGTATGAACGCCAGCAGGTCGAAAACAATTTGACTAACGAGGAGGAAGCATCTCATGACTCCTAA
- a CDS encoding ABC transporter ATP-binding protein: protein MTPNPGTGRRLLQYALTAKGIFIAAFIALAIGVGAELAGPFIAKTMIDDHMLGIERPYYETTAASQAAEYKGHYYKREDRFAPGETKGAEIRVLQSGRSFYIINQPVASTQGERSFENGRMKIKYGDKISQYPAEKLSAAELFSFYKPEIPSIMKLVGLYGIFLLISILTEFGKTYWLQSSANKVIQKLRNDVYAHMQRLPVYFFDTLPAGKVVSRITNDTEAVKDLFVAVLANFSSGVIYITGVYIALFLLDVRLGLICLFVIPLLIAWIILYRKLATKYNTVIRSRLSEINAIINESIQGMAIIRIFRRQKQTRDEFEALNDDYMKHQNKMLNLNAFTSHNLVNVLRNVSFVVVLAYFGFGSLSGGTAVSIGVLYAFVDVLGRLFQPITGMVNQLAALDSSMVSAGRVFALMDEPGEDVTDGTMPRYKGNVEFKNVSFAYKKENYVLKNINFEAMQGQTVALVGHTGSGKSSIINLLFRFYDPQKGTITIDGQDVKDLPKQWIRQHMGIVLQDPYLFTGTIASNVSLGDEKISRKQIEKALRDVGAERILAHLPKGFDEPVVEKGSTLSAGQRQLISFARALAYDPAILILDEATANIDTETESLIQSALEVLKKGRTTFIIAHRLSTIRSADQILVLHRGEVVERGTHDDLMQLGGRYFQMYQLQQGGAPANDGTQAKPAAPSLA from the coding sequence ATGACTCCTAATCCCGGAACGGGAAGGCGATTATTACAATATGCCCTGACCGCAAAAGGCATCTTCATCGCCGCCTTTATCGCCCTCGCTATCGGCGTCGGGGCGGAGCTGGCCGGGCCGTTTATCGCCAAAACGATGATCGATGATCATATGCTGGGCATTGAACGCCCCTATTACGAAACGACGGCGGCTTCTCAAGCCGCCGAATATAAAGGACATTATTACAAACGGGAAGACCGCTTCGCGCCTGGCGAGACGAAAGGCGCCGAAATACGGGTGCTGCAGTCCGGCCGCAGTTTTTATATCATCAACCAGCCGGTGGCGTCAACGCAAGGCGAACGCAGCTTCGAGAACGGCCGGATGAAGATTAAATACGGCGATAAAATATCGCAGTATCCGGCCGAAAAGCTGTCCGCCGCCGAGCTGTTTTCCTTTTATAAACCCGAAATTCCCAGCATCATGAAGCTGGTCGGATTATACGGCATTTTCCTGCTCATCAGCATCCTAACGGAATTCGGAAAAACTTACTGGCTTCAGTCTTCAGCCAATAAAGTCATACAAAAGCTGCGCAACGATGTGTATGCGCATATGCAGCGTTTGCCGGTTTATTTCTTCGATACGCTGCCTGCGGGGAAAGTCGTGTCCAGAATAACCAATGACACGGAAGCGGTCAAGGATCTGTTCGTGGCTGTACTGGCCAACTTCAGCTCCGGCGTCATTTATATCACTGGCGTTTATATTGCCCTCTTCCTGCTGGATGTGCGGCTGGGGCTGATCTGCCTGTTCGTCATTCCGCTCCTGATCGCCTGGATCATTTTGTACCGGAAGCTCGCTACCAAATACAATACGGTCATCCGGAGCCGTCTGAGCGAAATCAACGCCATTATTAACGAATCGATCCAAGGCATGGCCATTATCCGCATCTTCCGGCGCCAGAAGCAAACGCGTGATGAATTCGAAGCTCTGAACGATGATTATATGAAGCATCAAAACAAAATGCTGAATTTGAACGCTTTTACATCACATAATCTGGTTAACGTATTGCGCAATGTATCCTTTGTGGTCGTGCTCGCCTACTTCGGCTTCGGTTCCCTTTCGGGCGGAACAGCCGTGTCGATCGGCGTGCTGTATGCGTTCGTGGATGTTCTCGGCCGCCTGTTCCAGCCGATTACCGGCATGGTGAACCAGCTGGCAGCGCTCGACTCCTCCATGGTGTCAGCCGGCCGCGTCTTCGCGCTGATGGATGAACCCGGCGAGGACGTTACGGACGGCACGATGCCCCGTTACAAAGGAAATGTCGAGTTTAAAAACGTGTCTTTTGCATATAAAAAAGAAAACTACGTGCTGAAAAATATCAATTTCGAAGCGATGCAGGGGCAAACCGTCGCGCTGGTAGGCCACACGGGTTCGGGCAAAAGCTCGATCATCAATCTCCTGTTCCGTTTTTACGATCCGCAAAAGGGTACCATTACCATTGACGGGCAGGACGTCAAAGATCTGCCCAAACAATGGATCCGCCAGCATATGGGAATCGTACTGCAGGACCCTTACCTGTTTACCGGAACCATCGCTTCCAATGTAAGCCTCGGCGATGAGAAAATATCACGCAAGCAAATCGAAAAAGCGCTGCGCGATGTCGGTGCCGAACGTATTTTGGCCCATCTGCCGAAAGGCTTCGATGAACCGGTCGTCGAAAAGGGAAGCACCTTGTCCGCAGGCCAGCGGCAGCTGATTTCCTTCGCCCGCGCGCTTGCCTATGACCCGGCCATATTGATCCTTGACGAGGCTACGGCGAATATCGATACGGAAACGGAAAGTTTGATCCAATCGGCGCTGGAAGTGCTCAAAAAAGGCCGGACAACGTTTATTATCGCGCATCGGCTGTCAACGATCCGCAGCGCGGACCAGATCCTTGTCCTGCACCGCGGAGAAGTCGTCGAGCGCGGTACGCATGATGATCTTATGCAGTTGGGCGGGCGCTACTTCCAAATGTATCAGCTTCAGCAAGGAGGAGCCCCGGCAAACGACGGCACGCAAGCCAAGCCGGCTGCCCCTTCGCTCGCGTAA
- a CDS encoding HesB/YadR/YfhF family protein, whose translation MKLRISNDAAKWYIRELGLQSGSALRFFPRYSSGGGLHPGFSLGISVEAPDRPLLKEEREGIVFFMEEQDGWYLSGYDLVVHYLESQDDIEYIYEENTENTTSNAG comes from the coding sequence ATGAAACTCCGGATCAGTAATGACGCGGCAAAATGGTACATCAGGGAACTGGGGCTGCAAAGCGGCAGCGCATTGCGCTTCTTTCCCCGTTACAGTTCGGGAGGGGGACTCCATCCCGGCTTCTCCCTCGGGATCTCGGTAGAAGCGCCGGATCGGCCGCTGCTTAAGGAAGAACGGGAAGGGATCGTCTTTTTTATGGAAGAGCAGGACGGCTGGTATTTGAGCGGTTATGACCTGGTTGTTCATTACCTGGAATCCCAGGATGATATTGAATATATTTATGAAGAGAACACCGAGAATACGACTTCAAACGCCGGGTAA
- the ytaF gene encoding sporulation membrane protein YtaF has product MVWLMVLGLAISSSIDNLGVGITYGIRGIRIRFLSNVVISVICFLFSAAGIYFGQWVSKVLPGIFPILLGAFLLAIIGIRIILLAVPRRPKNVQQPENGETTKKGWRGILKNPERVDWDQSGDIGWAETIVLGIALSANALTSGLGAGLLGLPPLYIAITASIASFVTVWLGVILGAKVAHIRIGSFSVGQFGTLISGVLLLVIAVNTFF; this is encoded by the coding sequence ATGGTTTGGCTTATGGTCCTTGGCTTAGCGATTTCATCCAGCATCGACAATCTGGGAGTAGGGATTACTTACGGCATTCGGGGGATTCGGATACGTTTTCTATCCAATGTAGTCATATCCGTCATTTGTTTCTTATTCAGCGCGGCCGGCATCTATTTCGGTCAATGGGTCTCCAAGGTTCTTCCGGGAATTTTTCCGATACTGCTCGGGGCTTTTCTGCTTGCGATCATCGGTATTCGCATCATTTTGCTGGCGGTTCCACGCCGTCCGAAAAATGTACAGCAGCCTGAAAACGGCGAAACAACCAAGAAAGGATGGCGCGGAATACTTAAAAACCCCGAGCGGGTGGATTGGGATCAATCCGGAGACATCGGCTGGGCGGAAACCATTGTTCTCGGGATCGCCCTCTCCGCCAATGCGCTTACCAGCGGGCTCGGGGCAGGACTGCTCGGATTGCCGCCGCTTTATATCGCCATTACCGCTTCGATTGCCAGTTTCGTAACGGTGTGGCTCGGAGTTATCCTTGGCGCCAAGGTAGCCCATATCCGGATCGGCTCCTTTTCGGTCGGGCAGTTCGGTACGCTGATCAGCGGGGTTTTGCTGCTCGTTATCGCTGTGAACACATTCTTTTAA
- a CDS encoding DUF441 domain-containing protein — MDMTSLILLLLAALGIISSNTPITVAMIVLLLLRVLHLNQAFPWLEKYGLTLGIIILTIGVMTPVASGKMSLQMLGESFLNWKSLLAIAIGMLVAYLGGRGASLMAANPTIVAGLLVGTVLGVAFFKGVPVGPLIAAGILSLLIGRS, encoded by the coding sequence ATGGATATGACTTCGCTAATCCTGCTGCTGCTTGCGGCACTTGGAATCATCAGCAGCAACACTCCCATTACGGTTGCCATGATTGTTTTGCTGCTGCTTAGGGTGCTGCATTTGAATCAGGCTTTCCCCTGGCTCGAAAAATACGGCCTTACGCTCGGCATCATCATTCTGACCATCGGCGTCATGACCCCCGTAGCAAGCGGCAAAATGAGCCTGCAGATGCTCGGCGAATCCTTCTTGAACTGGAAGTCGCTGCTTGCCATCGCTATTGGGATGCTGGTAGCTTATTTAGGCGGGCGCGGCGCTTCGCTTATGGCTGCCAATCCTACGATTGTCGCCGGCTTACTGGTCGGCACCGTTCTCGGCGTAGCCTTCTTCAAAGGCGTCCCGGTTGGTCCGTTGATTGCCGCTGGCATTCTGTCGCTGCTTATCGGCAGGAGCTGA
- a CDS encoding ADP-heptose synthase, with translation MSRQFVTEAVMLAIYGELLLTPVPVEYMVPYTSLLELYDFISSDEPLMSNPEDDQHVKEKVRELIDYLEEPLNKKKIQKALNMPWAKSSYILIGETTRVTVVNAMDTAPYGEFFDPVETELLLVSQREQVPLLTDQPELIHRIIDASVPVHVFDIDDFQFAVESGPFSHHV, from the coding sequence ATGTCAAGACAATTCGTTACGGAAGCGGTCATGCTGGCCATATACGGAGAACTGCTGCTGACTCCCGTGCCGGTTGAATATATGGTACCGTATACCAGTCTGCTTGAGCTTTATGATTTTATATCAAGCGACGAGCCATTGATGAGCAATCCCGAAGATGACCAGCACGTAAAAGAAAAAGTTCGGGAACTGATCGACTATCTCGAAGAGCCGCTGAATAAGAAAAAAATCCAGAAGGCTCTGAACATGCCATGGGCAAAAAGCTCTTACATCCTCATCGGAGAAACGACGCGGGTCACAGTCGTTAATGCGATGGACACCGCTCCATACGGCGAATTTTTCGATCCGGTCGAAACCGAACTGCTGCTCGTTTCCCAGCGGGAGCAAGTGCCGCTTCTGACGGACCAGCCTGAGCTGATCCACCGCATTATCGACGCTTCGGTGCCGGTACATGTATTTGATATCGATGACTTTCAATTCGCCGTCGAATCAGGCCCATTCTCGCACCATGTTTAA
- a CDS encoding ABC transporter ATP-binding protein: MNQWKAYFQFVKPYAKWIVLTLIIGMVKFGIPLTLPMILKYVVDDLLLNPAMTVSEQVSRLFLILGGALILFVVIRGPVEYLRQYFAQLITSRILFDMRNKLYAHLQRLSLRYYQNTKVGEVISRFINDVEQTKNIVEVGMMNIWLDMFTLLFVLGAMLYLNPVLTLVSIAVLPLYGIAVKMLYKRLKKLTKDRSQALAGIQAYLHERIQGISVIRSFTLERHDHEKFKQINGNFLNKALAQTRWNALTFSIINTLTDIAPLLVIGYGGYRVIHHSLTLGTFVAFFGYLDRLYAPLKRLINSSTSLTQASASLERVLELMNEPYDITDAQDAKKLNAPARSITFDGVWFKYNDQAEWVLKDVNLEIKHGQTVAFVGMSGGGKSSLVSLIPRFYDIQQGSVSINGMDVRKLTLESVRGSIGMVLQDNFLFSGSVKENILIGNPGATDAEVEKAAMAANAHEFIIGLPQGYETEVGERGVKLSGGQKQRVAIARVFLKNPDILVLDEATSALDLESEHLIQQALQSLSANRTTLIIAHRLSTITHADQIVVMEHGMITEQGTHAELMAMDGSYARLFNVQHLEV; this comes from the coding sequence TTGAATCAGTGGAAAGCTTATTTTCAATTCGTAAAACCTTATGCTAAATGGATCGTGTTAACGCTTATCATCGGCATGGTGAAATTCGGAATCCCGCTTACGCTGCCGATGATTCTGAAATATGTCGTCGATGATCTGCTGCTGAATCCGGCTATGACGGTTTCGGAGCAGGTATCGCGGCTGTTTCTCATTCTGGGCGGAGCGCTTATTTTATTCGTCGTTATCCGTGGACCGGTTGAATATTTAAGGCAATATTTTGCGCAGCTGATTACCAGCCGGATTCTGTTTGATATGCGGAACAAGCTTTATGCCCATTTGCAGCGTCTGTCGCTGCGGTATTATCAGAATACCAAAGTCGGGGAAGTTATATCCCGTTTTATCAACGATGTCGAGCAAACGAAAAATATTGTGGAAGTCGGCATGATGAACATCTGGCTGGATATGTTTACGCTGCTGTTTGTGCTGGGTGCGATGCTGTATTTGAATCCGGTGTTGACGCTGGTGTCGATTGCGGTTCTGCCTTTATACGGCATCGCCGTCAAGATGCTGTACAAAAGGCTGAAAAAGCTGACCAAAGATCGTTCCCAGGCTCTCGCCGGCATTCAGGCTTACCTGCATGAACGGATTCAAGGTATCTCCGTCATCCGCAGCTTTACGCTTGAGCGTCATGATCATGAAAAGTTCAAACAAATCAACGGGAATTTCCTGAATAAAGCGCTGGCCCAGACCCGCTGGAATGCGCTGACATTTTCAATTATCAATACATTAACTGATATTGCTCCGCTTTTGGTTATCGGCTACGGCGGATACCGGGTTATTCATCACAGTCTTACATTGGGCACGTTTGTAGCCTTTTTCGGTTATCTGGACAGGTTGTATGCGCCGCTCAAACGACTGATTAACTCCTCGACATCGCTGACCCAGGCCAGCGCGTCACTGGAGCGGGTGCTGGAACTCATGAACGAGCCGTACGATATCACTGATGCGCAGGATGCCAAGAAGCTGAATGCGCCGGCACGAAGCATCACGTTTGACGGAGTATGGTTTAAATACAATGACCAGGCGGAATGGGTGCTAAAAGATGTGAATCTGGAGATCAAGCACGGCCAGACCGTGGCTTTTGTCGGCATGAGCGGCGGCGGGAAATCCAGTCTGGTTTCGCTCATTCCCCGGTTTTATGATATCCAGCAGGGCAGCGTGTCCATCAACGGCATGGACGTGCGGAAACTGACGCTGGAAAGTGTCCGCGGTTCGATCGGCATGGTATTGCAGGACAACTTTCTTTTCAGCGGTTCCGTTAAGGAAAATATTCTGATAGGCAACCCGGGAGCAACGGATGCAGAGGTTGAGAAAGCGGCGATGGCAGCCAATGCCCATGAATTTATCATAGGCCTCCCGCAAGGTTACGAGACGGAAGTAGGGGAAAGGGGCGTCAAACTTTCAGGCGGCCAAAAGCAGCGGGTCGCGATTGCCCGCGTCTTTCTCAAGAATCCGGATATCCTCGTCCTGGATGAGGCAACCTCGGCGCTTGACCTGGAGTCGGAACATTTGATTCAGCAGGCGCTGCAGTCGTTGTCCGCAAACCGGACGACCCTGATTATAGCCCATCGTTTATCGACCATTACCCATGCGGACCAGATTGTGGTCATGGAACATGGCATGATCACCGAGCAGGGGACTCACGCCGAGCTGATGGCAATGGACGGCAGCTATGCCAGATTGTTTAACGTTCAGCATCTCGAAGTATGA
- the rsgA gene encoding ribosome small subunit-dependent GTPase A, with translation MNKLMQYGWSANWDQAWSKEDRGLHNPGRITADFGQKYKVMTEEGEIWGEMSGKMKHALQSGGAYPAVGDWVELQRLEGEERGIIHGVMERKTSISRQKAGMKSAQEQLIAANVDILFLVTSLNDDYNPRRMERYLIMAWNSGVNPVILLSKADLCDDADLKAAEMELIAPGVPVHVVSALENMGKEMVTAYLKDGVTVALTGSSGCGKSTIVNWIAESASQKTQDIREGDSRGRHTTTHRELFLLPQGGLMVDTPGMRELQLYDDDGGLEQVFTDIEAIAEGCRFADCRHEDEADCAVRQAVENGELDEKRLQNYRKTQRELMFQMKKEARAQRKMNRMDRSVKEPVRRKSSYWNKRMHDEG, from the coding sequence TTGAACAAATTGATGCAATACGGCTGGAGTGCCAATTGGGACCAAGCATGGAGCAAGGAAGATCGCGGGCTTCACAATCCGGGGAGAATCACTGCGGATTTCGGCCAGAAGTACAAGGTGATGACAGAGGAAGGAGAGATCTGGGGCGAAATGTCGGGCAAAATGAAACATGCCCTTCAGAGCGGAGGCGCTTATCCTGCAGTTGGCGATTGGGTTGAGCTGCAGCGGCTTGAAGGGGAAGAGCGCGGCATTATTCATGGCGTAATGGAGCGGAAAACGAGCATCTCCAGGCAAAAGGCGGGGATGAAGTCGGCGCAAGAGCAGCTTATTGCCGCTAACGTCGATATTTTGTTCCTCGTTACTTCGCTTAATGACGACTACAATCCAAGAAGGATGGAGCGTTATCTCATTATGGCCTGGAACAGCGGCGTCAATCCGGTTATTTTGCTCAGCAAAGCGGATTTATGCGATGATGCGGACCTCAAAGCCGCGGAAATGGAGCTGATTGCGCCGGGTGTGCCCGTACATGTGGTCAGCGCGCTGGAAAACATGGGAAAAGAGATGGTAACGGCTTATCTAAAGGATGGGGTAACGGTGGCGCTCACGGGTTCATCCGGTTGCGGGAAATCAACGATTGTCAATTGGATAGCGGAAAGCGCAAGCCAAAAGACGCAGGACATCCGCGAAGGGGACAGTCGGGGACGTCATACAACGACCCATCGGGAGTTGTTCCTGCTGCCGCAAGGCGGCCTGATGGTCGACACGCCGGGAATGCGGGAACTTCAGCTGTATGATGATGACGGCGGCTTGGAACAGGTGTTTACAGATATCGAGGCGATTGCCGAAGGCTGCAGGTTCGCCGATTGCCGGCACGAGGACGAGGCAGATTGTGCGGTTCGCCAGGCGGTAGAGAACGGTGAACTGGATGAAAAAAGGCTGCAAAACTACCGTAAAACCCAGCGGGAGCTTATGTTCCAAATGAAAAAGGAAGCGCGGGCACAGCGCAAAATGAACCGGATGGACCGCTCCGTAAAGGAGCCGGTTCGTCGCAAGTCTTCGTATTGGAATAAACGAATGCATGACGAAGGCTGA
- a CDS encoding YpdA family putative bacillithiol disulfide reductase has translation MQDVIIIGAGPCGLSAAIECERRGLSTHIIEKHSLVHSIYLYPTHMQFFSTAELLEIGDIPFPSPNEKPFRYEALSYYRKVADHYNLSISQYEEAVSVESLADQTFIVHTVDRSGQKQRYEARNVVISTGYFDHPNYIGVPGEDLDKVTHYFREAHPYTGMKVAIIGGSNSAVDAAMELIRVGAQIDMIYRGEEVSENIKPWVRPVFEAMVQKEKIEVHVQSTVTEIRQNSISIRNHDGQITEIENDFVLALTGFRPDRKLLTSCGVELDGDMEKPVFNPETMESNVPGLYVAGVIASGRNANEVFIETGRRHGLAIAEHISASRRTAQTD, from the coding sequence ATGCAAGACGTTATTATTATCGGGGCCGGACCATGCGGTCTGTCAGCAGCGATTGAATGCGAACGCCGCGGCCTTTCTACACATATCATCGAAAAGCATAGTCTGGTGCATTCCATCTATTTGTACCCGACCCATATGCAGTTCTTCAGCACGGCAGAGCTGCTCGAAATCGGGGATATTCCTTTCCCTTCTCCAAATGAAAAGCCTTTCCGCTATGAAGCGTTATCCTACTATCGGAAGGTAGCGGATCATTACAATTTGTCCATCTCCCAATATGAAGAAGCTGTTTCCGTGGAAAGCCTGGCGGATCAGACCTTTATCGTACATACGGTAGACCGCTCCGGTCAGAAGCAGCGATACGAAGCACGCAATGTGGTCATTTCCACAGGATATTTTGACCATCCGAATTATATTGGCGTTCCGGGGGAAGACCTCGACAAGGTTACGCATTACTTCCGTGAAGCCCATCCTTACACAGGAATGAAGGTCGCCATCATCGGCGGCAGCAATTCGGCAGTCGACGCAGCTATGGAGCTGATTCGCGTCGGCGCGCAGATCGATATGATTTACCGCGGCGAAGAGGTATCCGAAAACATTAAACCTTGGGTTCGACCGGTATTTGAAGCGATGGTGCAAAAGGAAAAAATCGAGGTCCACGTTCAATCCACCGTAACGGAAATCCGTCAGAATAGCATTTCGATCCGCAATCATGATGGGCAGATCACCGAAATCGAGAACGATTTCGTCCTTGCCCTGACCGGATTCCGTCCTGACCGCAAGCTCCTTACATCCTGCGGAGTCGAACTTGACGGCGATATGGAGAAACCGGTATTTAATCCTGAGACCATGGAAAGCAATGTGCCGGGACTGTACGTTGCCGGGGTTATCGCTTCCGGCCGGAACGCAAACGAGGTGTTTATTGAAACCGGACGCCGGCACGGCCTGGCGATTGCAGAGCATATTTCGGCTTCGCGCCGAACCGCTCAGACGGATTGA